In one Arenibacter antarcticus genomic region, the following are encoded:
- the cydB gene encoding cytochrome d ubiquinol oxidase subunit II: protein MELFWFIIIGLILTMFFILDGYDFGAGIIHLFFAKKEKDKEVITKSAGLFWDSNEVWLVAAGGLLFMAFPTFYASVFSGFYLPLIIVLWLIVFRAIGLEFRGHFKYQMWKAIWDKSFGVSSLLLALFFGIALGNIVRGVNLGGVEDGISIYEGHYFFLPLWSSSFSPLSTHPGVIDWFTLIIGFISVVTLAIHGANWVILKTNASINEKLKKVVFKLNLVLLVLTIISLVGWNIIVPESFRNFTVRPYLIIFPIIYLIGLIGLFFRSKMKKDFTAFMCSTLLILGGITSSLASMFPVILPSTNSVNEHLTIYNTTTSQYGLSVALSWGIVGLILLGVYFIVQRRLMKGKIDDMDYGH from the coding sequence ATGGAACTATTTTGGTTTATTATTATTGGGTTAATTCTCACCATGTTTTTTATTTTGGATGGATATGATTTTGGAGCAGGAATCATTCATTTGTTCTTTGCTAAAAAAGAAAAGGATAAAGAAGTAATTACCAAGTCTGCCGGTTTGTTCTGGGATTCAAATGAAGTTTGGTTAGTTGCAGCTGGCGGATTGCTATTTATGGCATTTCCCACCTTCTATGCTTCCGTTTTTAGCGGATTTTATCTACCACTAATAATAGTATTATGGTTAATTGTTTTTAGAGCTATAGGACTGGAATTTAGAGGACATTTTAAATATCAAATGTGGAAGGCTATTTGGGATAAATCCTTTGGAGTGTCTAGTTTGTTGCTAGCCCTATTTTTTGGAATCGCTTTAGGGAATATAGTAAGAGGCGTTAATCTTGGAGGTGTAGAAGATGGTATTTCAATCTATGAAGGACATTACTTTTTCTTACCCTTATGGAGTTCTAGTTTTAGTCCACTATCAACACATCCTGGTGTTATAGATTGGTTTACCCTCATAATTGGATTTATAAGTGTGGTAACATTGGCAATTCATGGCGCTAATTGGGTTATTTTAAAAACCAACGCTTCTATAAATGAAAAACTGAAAAAAGTTGTTTTTAAATTGAACTTGGTTTTATTAGTACTCACTATAATTTCTCTAGTAGGTTGGAATATAATTGTTCCGGAATCTTTCCGTAATTTCACAGTAAGACCTTATCTCATAATTTTCCCTATTATATATTTAATTGGGTTAATTGGGTTGTTTTTTAGGTCCAAAATGAAAAAGGACTTTACAGCATTTATGTGTTCTACCTTGCTTATTCTTGGAGGGATAACGTCGTCTTTAGCATCTATGTTTCCTGTCATTTTACCATCGACAAACTCGGTTAACGAGCATCTTACTATTTATAATACAACTACCTCACAATACGGATTATCTGTTGCTCTTAGCTGGGGAATTGTAGGTCTAATTTTGCTTGGGGTGTACTTTATTGTACAAAGAAGATTAATGAAAGGCAAAATAGACGATATGGATTATGGCCATTAA
- a CDS encoding cytochrome ubiquinol oxidase subunit I, with the protein MEDMILYDRLQFAFTITFHYIFPQLTMGLSLIIVFFKWNYLRSKVEKYNDAAKFFMKIFAINFTMGVVTGIPMEFQFGTNWAKFSELTGGIIGQTLAMEGLSSFFLESSFLVLFIFGEKLMGQKLHFLTAFLVFLGSWASGWFILATNAWMQHPVGYEILDNGKFVLTNFSALFTNPWLLPAFLHNQAASVVTSSFVVASIGAFYILKNKNTEFGKLFLKTGVIFGLISSILVAFPTGDMNAKNVVKYQPAAFAAMEGIFETEDAGSEIILIGQPNMVEKKLDNKIAVPNILSFLTYQEWDRQIMGMDKFEEAELPDNIPLLYYAYHIMVGLGTIFIGVMVLAAFFLWRKKLYAMNALLWTIMFMAPFPYIANITGWYVAELGRQPYLVYGLLRTSEGVSPTVSSGNTLFTLLGFVGLYTLLGLLFVLLVGKTINEGPKSLNH; encoded by the coding sequence ATGGAGGACATGATACTTTATGATAGGCTACAATTTGCCTTCACTATCACGTTTCATTATATTTTTCCACAACTGACAATGGGACTATCCTTAATCATTGTCTTTTTTAAGTGGAACTACTTAAGAAGTAAAGTGGAAAAATACAATGATGCTGCTAAGTTCTTTATGAAAATCTTTGCCATCAACTTTACTATGGGAGTGGTAACTGGTATTCCTATGGAGTTTCAATTTGGAACCAATTGGGCAAAGTTCTCTGAACTCACAGGGGGTATTATTGGGCAAACTCTTGCGATGGAAGGCTTATCTTCCTTCTTTTTAGAATCTTCTTTTTTAGTATTGTTCATTTTTGGTGAGAAATTAATGGGGCAAAAACTGCACTTTCTTACTGCTTTTTTGGTGTTCTTAGGGTCTTGGGCAAGCGGTTGGTTTATTCTAGCAACTAATGCGTGGATGCAACATCCTGTAGGTTACGAAATATTGGATAACGGAAAATTTGTACTGACTAATTTTTCAGCATTATTTACAAATCCTTGGTTATTGCCCGCTTTTTTACACAATCAGGCAGCTTCGGTAGTTACGTCTTCTTTTGTAGTAGCAAGTATTGGAGCCTTTTATATCCTTAAAAATAAAAACACCGAATTCGGAAAATTATTTTTAAAAACCGGCGTGATTTTTGGATTAATTTCTAGCATATTAGTCGCTTTTCCTACCGGAGACATGAACGCAAAAAATGTGGTAAAATATCAACCTGCTGCTTTTGCAGCCATGGAGGGTATTTTTGAAACCGAAGATGCTGGATCGGAAATAATTCTTATCGGTCAACCTAATATGGTTGAAAAAAAGCTGGACAATAAAATTGCCGTGCCCAATATTCTTAGTTTTCTAACCTATCAAGAATGGGATAGGCAAATCATGGGAATGGATAAGTTTGAAGAAGCCGAATTACCCGATAATATCCCTCTGCTCTATTATGCGTATCATATAATGGTTGGTCTTGGCACTATATTTATTGGCGTAATGGTTCTGGCGGCTTTCTTTTTATGGAGGAAAAAATTATATGCTATGAACGCCTTATTATGGACTATCATGTTTATGGCCCCATTTCCATACATTGCCAATATCACGGGATGGTATGTTGCCGAATTAGGAAGACAACCCTATTTGGTGTACGGATTGTTAAGAACAAGTGAAGGAGTATCACCAACGGTTTCCTCTGGGAATACATTGTTTACATTACTTGGGTTTGTTGGGTTGTATACGCTTCTAGGATTGTTGTTTGTGTTACTCGTTGGAAAGACAATTAATGAAGGCCCAAAATCTCTAAATCATTAA
- a CDS encoding 3-hydroxyacyl-CoA dehydrogenase: MDYKNITVAGSGVLGYQIAFQAAFHNFKVTVYDINDEILEKAKAKFSTMSAVFKRDLNATDAQLEVAFANLRYSSNLAEAVKDADLLIEAVPENPSIKKDFYQKLVKVAPEKTVFATNSSTLLPSQFAEVTGRPSKFLALHFANNIWINNTAEIMGHPATDPEIFKDVVAFATAIGMLALPLKKEQPGYLLNSLLVPFLSAATSLVANEVSDPQIIDKTWMKATGAPLGPFAIIDVVGINTVFNINKMASEASGDPLKIKATKYLKENFIDTNKLGVSTGEGFYKYPNPAYKKDDFLS; this comes from the coding sequence ATGGACTATAAAAATATTACCGTAGCCGGAAGTGGCGTTTTAGGCTATCAGATAGCATTTCAAGCCGCTTTTCATAATTTTAAGGTAACCGTTTACGATATAAATGATGAAATACTAGAAAAGGCAAAAGCTAAATTCAGTACTATGAGTGCTGTTTTTAAAAGGGATTTAAATGCCACGGATGCACAGTTAGAGGTTGCTTTTGCCAATTTAAGGTATAGTTCCAATCTGGCAGAAGCCGTAAAGGATGCCGATTTATTAATTGAAGCCGTACCAGAAAACCCAAGTATAAAAAAAGATTTTTACCAAAAATTAGTAAAAGTTGCTCCAGAAAAAACAGTATTTGCAACCAATTCATCTACGCTTTTACCAAGTCAGTTTGCAGAAGTAACCGGTCGTCCCTCTAAATTTTTAGCACTTCATTTCGCCAATAATATTTGGATTAATAATACCGCCGAAATTATGGGACATCCAGCAACGGATCCTGAAATATTTAAGGATGTAGTTGCTTTTGCTACCGCGATCGGAATGTTGGCCTTGCCCTTGAAAAAAGAACAACCAGGTTACCTATTAAACTCGTTGTTGGTGCCATTTTTAAGCGCGGCAACAAGCTTAGTAGCCAATGAAGTTTCAGACCCTCAAATTATCGATAAAACATGGATGAAGGCTACAGGTGCGCCATTAGGTCCCTTTGCAATTATAGATGTTGTTGGTATTAATACCGTGTTTAATATCAATAAAATGGCTTCTGAAGCATCTGGAGATCCTTTAAAAATTAAAGCGACCAAATACTTAAAAGAAAACTTTATTGATACCAATAAATTAGGGGTTTCTACAGGAGAGGGGTTTTATAAATATCCTAATCCAGCGTATAAAAAAGATGATTTTTTAAGTTAA
- a CDS encoding NADPH-dependent 2,4-dienoyl-CoA reductase codes for MTKFTHIFEPLDLGFTTLKNRIIMGSMHTGLEEEKNGFEKIATYYAERAKGGVALIVSGGIAPNVQGWTGPFSARMSSKKHARQHKVITDAVHKEGGKICMQILHAGRYGYHPFAVAPSAIKSPISPFKPFKLNKSGIKRTIRDFVNSAKLSKLAGYDGVEIMGSEGYLINQFITERTNKRTDTYGGSYENRMRLPIELVKQTREAVGKEFIIIYRLSMLDLVEKGSTWQEVVALGKEIEKAGATIINTGIGWHEARIPTIATSVPRAAFTWVTKKMKEELSIPLVTSNRINMPETAEMVLAEGHADLISMARPFLADPEWVNKAEANKSDEINTCIGCNQACLDHVFKRKVASCLVNPRACHETELNYLPTERKKRIAVVGAGPAGLAAATISAQRGHDVTLFDADTELGGQFNMAKQIPGKEEFYETIRYFNKQIELHQVTVKLNTRIDAQDLKNGNFDEVIIATGIKPRTPKIEGIDHPKVLNYLDVLKFKKPVGKRVAVIGAGGIGFDVSEYLAHEGESPSLNIDAWLKEWGIDKTLKARSGTEGVMAEVPPSPREIFMFKRSKGKFGGNLGKTTGWIHRSTLKKKNVQFINNVQYTKIDDAGLHYVQNEVQKVLSVDNVIICAGQLPFAALVAPLETSGIKVHVVGGADVAVELDAKRAIDQASRLAAKI; via the coding sequence ATGACAAAGTTTACACATATTTTTGAACCCTTGGATCTGGGATTTACCACCCTTAAAAACCGAATTATAATGGGTTCCATGCATACCGGGTTAGAAGAGGAAAAAAATGGCTTTGAAAAAATAGCCACCTATTATGCAGAACGCGCAAAGGGTGGCGTAGCTTTAATTGTTTCTGGAGGAATTGCCCCTAATGTTCAAGGCTGGACAGGGCCTTTTTCGGCTCGAATGAGCAGTAAAAAACACGCAAGACAACATAAGGTAATTACAGATGCAGTGCATAAAGAAGGGGGTAAAATATGTATGCAAATTTTACACGCAGGACGTTATGGGTATCATCCTTTTGCGGTTGCCCCTTCTGCCATAAAATCTCCAATTTCCCCCTTTAAACCTTTTAAACTAAATAAATCTGGTATTAAGCGTACCATACGCGACTTTGTAAACTCGGCCAAATTGTCCAAACTAGCCGGTTATGATGGGGTCGAAATTATGGGATCCGAAGGGTATCTGATCAATCAATTTATTACAGAAAGAACCAATAAGCGTACGGATACCTATGGTGGTAGTTATGAAAATAGAATGCGTTTGCCTATAGAATTAGTAAAGCAAACCCGCGAAGCTGTTGGAAAGGAATTTATCATCATCTATCGCTTATCCATGCTAGATTTGGTAGAAAAAGGTAGTACTTGGCAAGAAGTGGTAGCCTTAGGGAAAGAGATAGAAAAAGCGGGTGCCACTATTATAAATACAGGAATTGGTTGGCACGAAGCACGTATACCCACCATCGCTACCTCGGTACCTAGGGCAGCCTTTACCTGGGTTACAAAAAAAATGAAGGAAGAACTTTCCATTCCGTTAGTTACTTCCAATAGAATAAATATGCCAGAAACAGCGGAAATGGTATTGGCAGAAGGACATGCCGACCTGATCTCTATGGCACGTCCATTTTTAGCCGATCCGGAATGGGTAAATAAGGCAGAAGCGAATAAATCTGACGAGATAAATACCTGTATTGGTTGTAATCAGGCGTGTTTAGACCATGTTTTTAAACGAAAAGTAGCAAGTTGCCTAGTAAATCCAAGAGCATGCCATGAAACGGAACTAAATTATCTTCCAACGGAAAGAAAGAAGAGAATAGCTGTTGTAGGAGCTGGTCCTGCAGGATTAGCTGCGGCAACCATTTCAGCGCAACGAGGACATGACGTTACCCTTTTTGATGCCGATACGGAATTAGGAGGCCAATTTAATATGGCGAAGCAAATTCCGGGGAAAGAAGAATTTTATGAAACCATTCGTTATTTTAATAAGCAAATTGAATTACATCAGGTAACCGTAAAATTAAATACGCGGATAGATGCCCAAGATTTAAAAAACGGCAATTTTGACGAAGTTATCATCGCTACAGGAATTAAACCAAGAACGCCAAAAATTGAAGGTATAGATCATCCTAAGGTTTTAAACTACCTAGATGTTTTAAAATTTAAAAAGCCGGTCGGGAAACGGGTTGCAGTCATTGGAGCTGGTGGAATAGGGTTTGATGTTTCAGAATATTTAGCACACGAAGGCGAAAGCCCCTCATTAAATATTGACGCTTGGTTAAAAGAATGGGGAATAGATAAAACTCTGAAGGCCAGAAGTGGAACTGAAGGGGTAATGGCAGAAGTTCCTCCATCACCAAGAGAAATCTTTATGTTTAAGCGTAGTAAGGGTAAATTTGGTGGTAACTTGGGCAAAACTACGGGTTGGATCCATCGTTCTACCTTAAAAAAGAAAAATGTGCAGTTTATCAATAACGTGCAGTATACAAAAATTGATGATGCAGGCTTGCATTATGTTCAAAATGAAGTTCAAAAAGTGTTGTCGGTAGACAACGTAATCATTTGTGCAGGTCAATTACCATTTGCAGCATTGGTAGCCCCATTGGAAACCAGTGGCATTAAAGTACATGTAGTTGGGGGTGCAGATGTTGCTGTGGAATTGGACGCAAAACGCGCCATAGATCAGGCCAGTAGATTAGCGGCTAAAATTTAA
- a CDS encoding thiamine phosphate synthase gives MIIPKLHYISQGNSPKEHLENIQKACTSGIELVQLGLKNVSDKKMLKFAQEAREITAHFQTRLIISDHYKLTKEVKADGVFLEQKDLCPTLIREQLYPWQMIGGTANTLQDCEALMTKEVDYICLGPFRSATTENNASADLGLNGYTAIIEILNSDTPIIGVGGISIADVAAILETGVSGLAISEEITRNFDSIRTFNQLLNASSTEEQRYTFE, from the coding sequence ATGATTATACCTAAACTACATTATATATCTCAGGGAAACTCACCAAAAGAGCATTTGGAAAACATTCAAAAAGCGTGTACTTCTGGGATAGAATTAGTGCAATTAGGGCTGAAGAATGTTTCAGATAAAAAAATGCTGAAATTTGCCCAAGAGGCTAGGGAGATCACCGCTCATTTTCAAACCAGATTAATTATTAGCGACCATTATAAATTGACCAAAGAGGTTAAAGCGGATGGGGTATTTTTAGAACAAAAGGACCTCTGCCCTACCCTAATTAGAGAACAGTTGTATCCTTGGCAAATGATTGGTGGTACCGCAAACACCTTGCAAGATTGCGAAGCTTTAATGACTAAAGAAGTGGATTATATTTGTTTGGGCCCCTTTAGATCAGCAACAACCGAAAACAATGCAAGCGCAGATTTGGGTTTAAACGGTTATACTGCAATTATAGAAATTTTGAACTCCGATACCCCTATAATTGGAGTTGGCGGTATTAGCATAGCAGATGTTGCGGCTATATTGGAGACGGGTGTTTCTGGACTTGCTATCTCTGAAGAGATTACTAGGAATTTTGATAGTATAAGAACCTTTAACCAATTGCTAAACGCTTCTTCAACAGAGGAGCAGCGCTATACCTTTGAATAA
- a CDS encoding cold-shock protein, with translation MSKGTVKFFNDSKGFGFITEEGVEKDHFVHISGLIDEVREGDEVEFDLEEGNKGLNAVNVKVI, from the coding sequence ATGAGTAAAGGAACAGTAAAATTTTTCAATGATTCTAAAGGATTTGGATTTATCACTGAAGAAGGAGTTGAAAAAGATCACTTTGTACACATTTCAGGATTAATTGACGAAGTTCGCGAAGGCGACGAAGTTGAATTTGACCTTGAAGAAGGAAACAAAGGCTTAAACGCAGTAAACGTAAAAGTTATCTAA